A window of Ficedula albicollis isolate OC2 chromosome 15, FicAlb1.5, whole genome shotgun sequence genomic DNA:
GTTTAAATCAGCACTGCTCATGCAAGACTTTAAATCACCACTGTTGGAATTGTGCTATGGACAACAGGTGACATAAAGGGACTTTCAGAAGGTATTTTGAAAACTCAGATTAATTAATCAAAGTAGGAGCTTTGTTTTGCCCTAAGAATGGGAATGTTCTTCACTCTTGGGAAGGACAGAGCCCTCCTTCAGGAATGTGACTGCCCCGTAACCGTGTGGGGCTGGAGTTGCTGAGGGTGGTGTGGAGCTGGATTTGGTAGGTTTTCCTctgattttggggttcttttgAAGGGATCTCCACCAGTAACCTGAGTGATGGGATCGTGGTTATTCATGTTCCTGAGGACAACaaacagagaggagaaaaaaaaaaaaacaacaaacctttTCTACCCTGGtttgtggatattttttaatcctggcaTTGTTGGAAGTACAGTTCAGGGGTAGAATGGACCCTTCCCTCTCTTCTGTTAGCAAAACCAAGGCACCAGGGAAAGGTTTGAGGTTTAAATCAGCACTGCTCATGCAAGACTTTAAATCACCACTGTTGGAATTGTGCTATGGACAACAGGTGACATAAAGGGACTTTCAGAAGGTATTTTGAAAACTCAGATTAATTAATCAAAGTAGGAGCTTTGTTTTGCCCTAAGAATGGGAATGTTCTTCACTCTTGGGAAGGACAGAGCCCTCCTTCAGGAATGTGACTGCCCCGTAACCGTGTGGGGCTGGAGTTGCTGAGGGTGGTGTGGAGCTGGATTTGGTAGGTTTTCCTctgattttggggttcttttgAAGGGATCTCCACCAGTAACCTGAGTGATGGGATCGTGGTTATTCATGTTCCTGAGGACAACAAGCAGAAGGTAGGAAACTGGGATGGTTGCTAAAGTGAGATCATGGGGCTGATGCTTCCAATATCATCCTATAAACTGCTGAAATGACACAATTCCTGATGTTTATTCAGTTTAATTAGCCAGGCTTTTACATTCCTGCTGTCAACATGAAAACTTTCACTTGGAATCCCAACtctggaccaaaaaaaaaaccaaaacaaaccccaaccaaaaaacaacaaactctTTTTTTACCCCAAATAAATCCTAAATAATCCCTGGAAAAGGTGTTTCAGTTGGTCACTTCTGCTTGGTAGGAGTTTCTCTGCACCATCACATGCTGGGGTGATGCCAGGTGACTTtatccctctttttttctttccagggaGATGTGATACTGCAGTGTGAGCACATCTTTGAGGTGGTGACCAAGCTCTGCATATTGGCCAACAAGCAAAACCTCATTAAAGTGGTGAAGGGAAGgtaaggaaggcaggaaggtggctgggagcactgggcaggCTCAATTTTATGAGAAAACCTTTTAGGGTCAAGACTATTGACATGACCCCAGCAGACAGAGCCCAAAGCTGGACACAGGAAGgtggctgggagcactgggcaggCTCAATTTTATGAGAAAACCTTTTAGGGTCAAGACTATTGACATCACCCCAGCAGACAGAGCCCAAAGCATTAAAGTGGTGAAGGGAAGgtaaggaaggcaggaaggtggctgggagcactgggcaggCTCAATTTTATGAGAAAACCTTTTAGGGTCAAGACTATTGACATGACCCCAGCAGACAGAGCCCAAAGCTGGACATGGACAGGTCTggtgcagcagcatctctgttttTGTGACTTCCAGAGGCACGGGGAGATGAGATGGGATGCACTGagagaaaatgtattaaaaatcaTTCTGGCCTTTTTCTCAGGCTTTTCCTAGGCTCATGAGTCCTTGTaccttgctctgctctgacagctgTTCATGCCCCACCTGCCTAAACCCAACTCATTTCTAGGTGATTGGACTTTAaactcaccttttttttcccagttttctaTGTGACCTGGGTGTGAGGTCGTGGCTTTAGTGGTTCCACAGGGGATCCCATCAGCCTCAGAAAAGCCAGCTGGGAAGCTGTGGGTCACCTCAGGATAAATGCTCCTCTCTCAGAGGGATTGAGGAGACCTAAAATGTGattcctcccagccccagccccgagCTCCTGGCAGGTGGAAGCAATCCATGTCTCCAACCTGTCCAGGAATTGGAGCTGGCAGGTGAAACCTGCACTTCTGCTCCAGCTTTTCAGCCTGGCCTTTGCATTTCAGCTCTAATTAGATTTGGTGTGCTCAGTGCTTTCCTCCAGGTCAGATCTGCTTAGCTTCCAGTGCTTAATTGCACCAGGAACACTCAaaagcccaggctgggcagcctTATTCCATTCATCACCCCCTTGGGCTCGCTGGGATAATGCAATTGTTTAGGAGATTCACCTAAGCTGGAGGCTCTGATCTGTGCCTCTAACGAGATTTGCCCAGGGAACAGAAATAAAGGGGGTTTAGAGTGAACCTCTTGTGGGGAGAGCTCTGTGGGGGATTCTGTGCTTGCAGCCTCCGGTTCCGCGTCGGCTCCGGCAAGGAGGGGACCATGGTGTTCACTGTGGGGCCAGAGCCTCAGGTCTTCAAGGACAAAACTGGACAGCTCACAGTGGTAAGGGctcagctgagcagagggaggcagctggagcttCCTCCTTGGATCTCCatctgcagagagcacagcccCCCTTCCTGGGAGCCCAGGAGGGACTGAGTCCCCTCCCAAAGCAGGACCAGTGTCACCTACAtgagctgcaggaattgggAGAGCAAGGCTGCTTCCTGCTGTGGGCACTTGGAGAATTTAGTCTGACCCAAACTCAATGTGCACTAGCAAAATGAGGTTTCAAGGGATGTTTTCTACCTCTTGTTGCCTCTCTCAACCAAGTTATGCCTGAAATGGGTtgggggatgcagggaaggCACTTCTTGTCACACACAGGCAggtcctgtgaggagctgaCAGCTGACAGGAAGAATTCCAGGTGGGGTTCTCCATCCTGCAGAGGAGATGGAGGGAATTTGCTCTATGTACCAATGGGCAAATAGAAACTCCAACCACCACCTCTTCCCAGGCATTCCTCATTTAATggctccttcctcttctcctcccagGTGTCAACCCCAAGAAAGTCTTGATGAGAACCAGTCCCTGTTCCCTTGGCTGGGAACAGAAAGGAGCCTGCAGGATGAGACCAGCCCTCACATCTCCCTTGGAATCTTTGATGCCACAGGGTTGCTGTGATTTGAGAGTTTGTTTGCATCTTTTAGGCTCTTTTTTTATAGCTTAAAACTACTCAACTCTAGCTAAATAAAATCCCTGATGTTGCTGTAATGTTCCCAGTAGGAGGCATTCGTTACATGGTCACAGGGACATTTATCCCCAAAGTTCCAAGGTAAAAATCTCCATCTCTGAGAGGTCAGGAAGGATTAGGACAGAAGCCAAAAGGCTGTACTTGAGTCCCTattcaggagcagagcagtgttaACCCTGGTCTAAAAACAACTCTTCTCAAGGCAGACTGACCAGAGAGAATCCCAACATCTGTCTGGGGCCTTTCCCACGGGGAGGGCAAACTGACAATAATTAGGATGGAGATCTGGTATTTCATCCCAAAAGTTCCTCCAGCCACACAGCCCATGAGAACATCAAGCTCCAAGCAAGTAATAAAGTGATTCGCATGTAAATatgaaatatctttaaaatctCCATCTCTGAGAGGTCAGGAAGGATTAGGACAGAAGCCAAAAGGCTGTACTTGAGTCCCTattcaggagcagagcagtgttaACCCTGGTCTAAAAACAACTCTTCTCAAAGCCTCCGGTTCCGCGTCGGCTCCGGCAAGGAGGGGACCATGGTGTTCACTGTGGGGCCAGAGCCTCAGGTCTTCAAGGACAAAACTGGACAGCTCACAGTGGTAAGGgctcagctgagcacagggaggcagctggagcttCCTCCTTGGATCTCCatctgcagagagcacagcccCCCTTCCTGGGAGCCCAGGAGGGACTGAGTCCCCTCCCAAAGCAGGACCAGTGTCACCTACAtgagctgcaggaattgggAGAGCAAGGCTGCTTCCTGCTGTGGGCACTTGGAGAATTTAGTCTGACCCAAACTCAATGTGCACTAGCAAAATGAGGTTTCAAGGGATGTTTTCTACCTCTTGTTGCCTCTCTCAACCAAGTTATGCCTGAAATGGGTtgggggatgcagggaaggCACTTCTTGTCACACACAGGCAggtcctgtgaggagctgaCAGCTGACAGGAAGAATTCCAGGTGGGGTTCTCCATCCTGCAGAGGAGATGGAGGGAATTTGCTCTATGTACCAATGGGCAAATAGAAACTCCAACCACCACCTCTTCCCAGGCATTCCTCATTTAATggctccttcctcttctcctcccagGTGTCAACCCCAAGAAAGTCTTGATGAGAACCAGTCCCTGTTCCCTTGGCTGGGAACAGAAAGGAGCCTGCAGGATGAGACCAGCCCTCACATCTCCCTTGGAATCTTTGATGCCACAGGGTTGCTGTGATTTGAGAGTTTGTTTGCATCTTTTAGGCTCTTTTTTTATAGCTTAAAACTACTCAACTCTAGCTAAATAAAATCCCTGATGTTGCTGTAATGTTCCCAGTAGGAGGCATTCGTTACATGGTCACAGGGACATTTATCCCCAAAGTTCCAAGGTAAAAATCTCCATCTCTGAGAGGTCAGGAAGGATTAGGACAGAAGCCAAAAGGCTGTACTTGAGTCCCTactcaggagcagagcagtgttaACCCTGGTCTAAAAACAACTCTTCTCAAGGCAGACTGACCAGAGAGAATCCCAACATCTGTCTGGGGCCTTTCCCACGGGGAGGGCAAACTGACAATAATTAGGATGGAGATCTGGTATTTCATCCCAAAAGTTCCTCCAGCCACACAGCCCATGAGAACATCAAGCTCCAAGCAAGTAATAAAGTGATTCGCATGTAAATATGAAATATCTTCTAATTTATTgtgttatattaaaaaaaaaaaacaacaaaagtaCATATTGCAAACATCAACCATACACTGAAATCCAGCTGAAGCTTGTTCTGTGCAGAAGTCTGGACAGGTGGGAATGATTGTACAGAACAGGAATTTGCTGTTGTCCATGAAACAATTCCATTAAGACTGAAAAGTTTTGCTCTAAGGTAGGATGGGAGCTTGGAGCCTTTGGCTCAGGGGATTCAAACCTGCCTTGGGGaaagtgcaggagcagctgctttggtgCTACAGGGAGAGAGGTGGGAAGGGAACACCAGGgctggtccctgtcccctccttgTGCAGCCCCACCTGGgtcaggagctgggaggggacaaaATCCCTTCCCCAGGGGGACTTtcctcagctgccctgggctgtgctggcactgctggtgctggggaatggaagcagccagctctgctctccctggcactggcaggcagggaaggataATCTGAAGAGCTGCTTGTGCCCAGGACACCTGCCCTGAGCCCCAACTGCACCTGAGAGCTCAGAGTAAAACCACTTAGAGTAACGAGGCTCAGGACTGAGAGCATTTGTGCAAGGGCATGACCAGGTGTGCCcagagcaaggacagggacagcaggtaAAGGACAgtccccaggacagcacagcttGGCTGCACCACTCCAGCACCCCGAGGGTGAGCTCAGGAGTGAGTTAAGGCAGAGTCTGCccacaaacacagcaacaaaCCTGAAACTGAAACTTGAACTCTCCTGGAGTGACTTTGCTAAACCAACAGCTCTACAAAGCACTGTACAAAGATTAAAAACAGCCCTCCCCTGGCTTTTAAGAACTTAGTTTGCATAACCTGGAAGGGAAAAGCCTGAAGCCAGTTAAGGATCTATTTACAGAGAAGTTAATCACGTAGCTGTGACCTGTCAGGTGCTTAGTACTGGTGTCACCTCctggggctgaagctgctgtgccccacaggACTGGATTTGGCAGGGATGAGCTgccctgaggctgctggagagcagcgcCCAGCTGCAGTGCGCAGGGTTTGCTGCAGGACTGGTGCTGGTCCCTGTTCACCctctgctgaggcacagcctccacccccaagggcagcagggctgttccAGATGCTGAGATGCCCAGAAACGGCCCAGTAACCACCAGTACGTGTCAAAGCACACAGTGCTGGAGAAACGGCAATCCTGGAGCTCCCTGCCTCACCCTCAGCTTATCCCAGCCCTGAGGGGAGAGAGGCACTGGCTCCTTCCccctctgcactgctccagccccagaggGTGCTGCAAACAGGTGTAAAAACAACTCAAACTGGAAGCCCTGAGGCGTCAGGACGGAACCCCAGAGGGTGCTGCAAACAGGTGTAAAAACGACTCAAACTGGAAGCCCTGAGGCCTCAGGACGGAGTTGAAGCTGCTGAACCCCAGGGAGACTGTGGAGCTCTCAGTGAAcaatcagcagctgcaggagaaagaGAGGAGACAAATACAACACCCCCacctgccacagccagcagcagtgtggagaAGTCTTTGGTTACTAGAAAGATGGCCTCAGATTAAATTGGAAATCTTTGAGCTTTACTTGATGATCCAAAATTGTACAGCCACTTCATGGTGTGTTTAAGCCTCTACCAACGAGCTCTGTGGAACAGAAGAAcgtggctggtgctgctgcagcaccttggGTTTTTACACTGTTCCCATGTCCTTAGCAGccctgagccaggagcaggaacacagagctgctgctccagaggagtGTGGCTGTTAAAGCCAGTGCTAAATATTCCAGAGAAAGGGTCAAAAGAAACTCTAGCCCAGGGCAGAGTGCTCTGGTGTCACccactggtgctgctgcagtgcaagtTTAACACTTCCTACCTCAGgtttctctcttcctcccaGGACTGGTGACCTGAAGTGTcacagctgtggctctgctgccagccctaTGGAATGACACCCCACCTCCCACCATCTGCCACTTGACTCCACAACAGGCAACAGGAGACAAGGAGGTAGATAAAATATTCATTGACAAGAGAAAAGCACTTGTAGAAAACCACAGTGCAATGGCCTTCTCCATGCTCTGCCCTTCCACACGCAGCTGCCATGGCTGGGAAGAGTTGGAACACAGGGAATATCTGCCTCTGGGTCACTGCCTGCTTCTGTTTCCCCTCAGAGCAAGGCAACGCTCCTGCATCAGTTCCAGAGGGGaaccagggctctgccccccACCAACACCCCCCAGCATGGAGGGATTGACCCTGCTGTGACTCCTGGTACCTGAGAGGCTCAGGCTCTGAGCACTCACCAGTACCAACACTACTCCTAGGGAAAGCAACCGTGGACAATTTGCTCCTGATTCTCTTCCTTCAGGAGGAATTTTAACCTTGAACCGTAGGGATAAAACAGGGATGGGTGtccccagctcagtgctgcagaggctcCACTGAACCCTTGGAGAAGCAGATCCTGAGAGCTGTGGGGAACCtgagggagcagcccctgctccctcccactgCTCTGAGGGGTCCTTCTGCCCCCAGCAGTCCAGGAATCTCATCAGCCTGTGCCATTTGTTCTTTGGGGAGTCACCCAAGGCACTCCCAAGCTCTCTCCCAGCAGCCTTGGGTCCAGGTCCTTGCCTTtccccccccagcccaggagggtCAGGGAGTgcctggagggaaggagggtAGCTGGCTGAccttttgtttgttggtttggttttaaagTGCAGGATCATTATCAAAGCCAGAGGAAGCcagtcctcctcctcctctccagcacaaAACAGCAACGACAAGAGTGCTAAAAATTCTGGGcatttctccagctgctcaACAGGCCCTTCCAGGCTGCCCAGTAACCTCGCTGATCCTCGCCCTACAACTACTGCATTTAAATACCCCAAATAACCTAGAGTTTGTTACAAATCCCAATTTACAGAGTGTGCTGGGCAGGAACTGCCctgcctggtcctgctgcagggcagcccctcctccccaggctcaCTGGTGCAGGTGGGCCCTGTCGTCGGGGCGCTTGATGTGGATCCTGCGCACGCGCTCGATGCGCTCCCGCTCCTCGTCCTCCTCCAGGTGGTGGGAAcgccctgcagcccctcccgTGGCTTCCAGGAGGGCATTGTCCGGCCCCCTGCCGTCCTGGGACTCGTACAGCAGGATGTTCAGGGTCTCCTCGTAAATCCGGGCTTCTGGGAACTCCacctggcaggcagggaagagagggTCACTCCCTGCAGGCACCAGGATTCCTGATGGCTGGTGTTACCAGAAATCCTTTCAGGTACAATCCTTTCTATTCCAGTTTTTGCTTCCAGCTTTTCAGTCCAGCAATCAGTTGGGTTTTTACCACAGCCAGGCAGATCCCCCCTGGGAAAGGGAGGACTATAGGGAAAGTGTGCCATTGCTGGATCTCACCTTACATGGGGGTGTACAACCATGGAATGGTTCGGGTTTGGGaaggatcttaaagatcatttaggTCCAACCCTAGATCATCTACTTGCAACTCCCAAACCAAAATATGGTTAAATCACAAGTTTTTCTGAAGATAGAGCTGGACTGAGCACTACAGAATATCACAGTGCTTTATGGAATATCCCAactgccctgagcaggcagctcctgctgcacccccaggAGGAGCTCAGGTGCTGCCCCACTCTCAGTGCATTGATTACCCCCCCAGAGATGCTGAACAATGACAAAATGCCAGCCTGTTCAGTTGCCAgggtgccaggctggagcatTCCCAGGTCTCCTGTACCTTGGTCTGCTTTTTCTCGGTGGCATAAACGATGGAGGTGCAGCAGACCTCGGCGATCTTGCGGCCCTGCCCGTAGAAGGACCAGCAGCAGATCTCATCCCCAATGACATCCTTGATGAACAGCACCCTCCCGTTGAACCTCAGGGACAGCTTGTCAAAGAGCTCAATGTTCTTCAGCATGTTGTCATCAGAGTTGCTGCggggatggaggcaggagcaggaatttaCAGAGCACATGGGGAGAGTGGGAGCAGTGAGCATTGCCAGCCCTGAGATCCCAGATTCCTgtgtcacagaatcccaggatggtttgggttggagggaccttaaagcccatccagtgccaccttttgccatgggcaaggacaccttccactagcccaagttgctccaagccccatccaacctggccttggacacttccagtgGTGGGGCAAACccaagaaattaattattatttcactACTAGAGGCAGGAAAACCTGAAACTGCAGCAATAATACAAGAGCAACATCCCTGTGAACAACTGTCCAAGGCCATTTCACCCAGGTGCAAAATCCTATCAGCCAAATCAAATAATTCCTAAGCTCAGCACCCTGGATGGGCACTGTTATGTCATGAAACATGTAAGGGAATAAGAGAAAGAGGACAAGGCTCCCAGTTTGATGATTTCACCACTCACTGAGCTCCCTGTGTTCAACTATCACACTGCAATACATGGGAATGCAGACAGCACTTGGGCAGGAGCCTCTGCCAGCTGCACCTAAGGATTAGAGGAACTCCTCTGGCACAGAAATAGCACAGGCTCAGCCTTCCGTGGATGGCAGCAGACTCTATTCTGACTCCAGTTTGAAattaattgggaaaaaatggagtgCCTGCCAACACCAATCTGTCATTGGgtctgggggaagaaaaatgaaaattttatagTGGATTTTAGTCTATGAAAAACTTCCAACAATTCCAGCTGAGGTCACTTACCTGGTGTAGGAATATTTGTTGTTGCTTCTGTTATAGAGCAACTTCACTGCTGGCTGtaagaaacaaagcagaggtgagttccagggagcacagccagggctggaaccTCAGCTCAGCCCACGGCCCCACAAAGAAGCTGCAATGACaaattcccagtgggatttcGGTGGTggtactgctgctgctgcaaacctGTGCTGCACAGGTTGGCaatggggctggaatccctCCTGACCCCTTCTGGGACTGGATCCTCATCTATTCTTGTCTTCCCTCTGTCTTATCAGCACCCCCTGCCAtatgcagggacacctttcactaccccaggctgctccaagccctgtccaacctggccttggacaattccagggatggagcagccacagcttctctgggcaacctgagccagggccccaccaccctcacagggaaaaactttttcctaatatcccatctaaccctgccctccttcagctgaAAGGCATCACCCCTTatcctgtcactccatcccttgtgCAGCTCTCCAGttctcttggagcccctttatgcactgggaagagctgaggtctccccaaagccttctcctctccaggctggacacccccagccctccccatgGCACATCCCAGTCTCTCTCACCTTGTTGGAGGTTGCAATCAGCTTCTGCTCCTCCTTGGAGGAGGTGATCACCGGGACCTTGCAGAAGGGCTCATACGTGTCCTTATTCTGTGGGAGCAAGAACCAAAGAGCAGCTGAGTGACAGCAggtcccagggcacagccacatTCCCTGGGAATGGTCTCTGCTGAGGGGTCAGTGTTCAGTCTGTCCCTGTGGTGGtttctgggctgtggctggccaGGCACCACTCTTCTGGGAGCACCTGAGCTGTCCATTCCTACTCGCCACCACTCAATGTCCTGTGCCCAGTTAAACAGCAGGATCTGGAATGGGGCTTCTCTCAGACAGGACATCAATGACAGTGGCATCAAACCCAAGGTGGGAACCTCAGAGCACAACAAAGAACACAACAGgactcccagcagctctgagaagaagcagcttttcctaGATGTGACCAGACTCCAGCAGACAGCAACACCAACTATTCCTATTTCCATCCCAGTCTCCAAACTCCCCACGTGAAGACCAGGAGAaaatcctgctgtgcccagaggctgctgcccaCCCCCTGAGCCCCAtgcccacctgcagggctgcctggcacTCATCCACCAGCCCCTGAACCAGGTAGTACTTGgcctcagccagcagctcctcgaTCTCGCGGCGGCTCTCCGGGAGCGGCACGGCCCCGTCCCGCAGGTAGTTCAGGATCGT
This region includes:
- the KCTD10 gene encoding BTB/POZ domain-containing adapter for CUL3-mediated RhoA degradation protein 3; protein product: MSGESVVSSAVPAAATRTTSFKGSSPSSKYVKLNVGGALYYTTMQTLTKQDTMLKAMFSGRMEVLTDSEGWILIDRCGKHFGTILNYLRDGAVPLPESRREIEELLAEAKYYLVQGLVDECQAALQNKDTYEPFCKVPVITSSKEEQKLIATSNKPAVKLLYNRSNNKYSYTSNSDDNMLKNIELFDKLSLRFNGRVLFIKDVIGDEICCWSFYGQGRKIAEVCCTSIVYATEKKQTKVEFPEARIYEETLNILLYESQDGRGPDNALLEATGGAAGRSHHLEEDEERERIERVRRIHIKRPDDRAHLHQ